Proteins found in one Streptomyces sp. NBC_00461 genomic segment:
- a CDS encoding fumarylacetoacetate hydrolase family protein: MKLLRVGAPGEERPAVRTDDGRLLDLSSVTPDIDGAFLASGGVDRARAAVTAGELPRLDPEGLRVGAPVARPGKIVCVGLNYRDHAAETGAAIPARPVVFMKDPGTVVGPYDEVLIPRGSVKTDWEVELAVVIGQRARYLDGPEAARNVIAGYAISHDVSEREFQLEYSSQWDLGKSCETFNPLGPWLVTADEAGDPQNLGLHLSVNGVKRQDGHTSDMIFPVEHIVSYLSQYMVLEPGDVINTGTPAGVALGLPGTPFLRSGDTVELSVDGLGSQRQTFAQA; this comes from the coding sequence GTGAAACTGCTACGAGTCGGCGCCCCCGGTGAGGAGCGGCCGGCCGTCCGCACCGACGACGGCCGACTGCTGGACCTGTCCTCCGTGACCCCGGACATCGACGGCGCCTTCCTCGCCTCCGGGGGAGTCGACCGGGCCCGCGCGGCTGTCACGGCGGGAGAGCTGCCCCGACTCGACCCGGAGGGTCTGCGCGTCGGCGCACCCGTCGCCCGCCCCGGCAAGATCGTCTGCGTCGGTCTGAACTACCGCGACCACGCCGCCGAGACCGGCGCGGCGATCCCCGCCCGCCCGGTGGTCTTCATGAAGGACCCGGGGACGGTCGTCGGCCCGTACGACGAGGTGCTGATCCCCCGGGGGTCGGTGAAGACCGACTGGGAGGTCGAACTCGCCGTCGTCATCGGACAGCGGGCCCGCTACCTCGACGGACCCGAGGCCGCGCGGAACGTGATCGCGGGATACGCGATCAGCCATGACGTCTCGGAGCGCGAGTTCCAGCTGGAGTACTCCTCGCAGTGGGACCTGGGCAAGTCCTGCGAGACCTTCAACCCGCTCGGTCCGTGGCTGGTCACCGCCGACGAGGCCGGCGACCCGCAGAACCTCGGCCTGCACCTGAGCGTCAACGGCGTGAAGCGGCAGGACGGCCACACCAGCGACATGATCTTCCCGGTCGAGCACATCGTGTCGTACCTGAGCCAGTACATGGTCCTGGAGCCGGGTGACGTGATCAACACCGGTACGCCCGCGGGCGTGGCCCTCGGCCTTCCCGGCACCCCCTTCCTGCGATCCGGCGACACCGTCGAGCTCTCCGTCGACGGCCTCGGCAGCCAGCGCCAGACCTTCGCCCAAGCGTGA